Part of the Echeneis naucrates chromosome 1, fEcheNa1.1, whole genome shotgun sequence genome, ACCATGATCTGTGTCACCTCCTGCAGTTTGCCTGCTTGTGTCAAACTCCCGAGGGCCGAAACACAGATGAGCAATCAGCTCCCAGAAGCTGAAATGTCAGCCGTGTTACCATCTGGGTTATTGCTTCCTGATGTCTGGTGACCGGCCGGGGTTTCTCACCGAGAGCAGCTCGTTGGGGAGATCCTCTCCGTTGTTGATGCCTCTGTTCATGGAGATGAAGCGCTCCAAGGTCGTCTTGTCCTTCACGTTTGGATTGTGGAGGCTGGTGTTCAACATGATTATGGCAAAAGACAGGATGTAGCACGTGtctggtgtttaaaaaaaaaaagaagatgcacacacattaaaaaatgaCCAGAAGTAAAACATATTTAAGGCTGTAATATATTCACCATAAATATAGAGTTGACAAAGATAAGAAAAGCCCAACGAAAGCAGAAATgaaagtcagaaaaacaaaaacagaaagaaagtcGATGTGGAAACTGACACACATCTAGTCCAGAGAGGAAATGGACGCTCACCAGTTGACTGGAAGACGTGAGTGTTGCAGTCGCAGTAGCGCGTGGCGAAGGCCTCCATCATGCGATCGATCTTTTGGGCTTCGCCCGGCAGACGGAAACTCCACAGAAActgtctgtcaaaacaaataAGCCCCCCGTGTCACCAACTCACTAACCCCCGTGTCACACGTTCACAGCGTTGTTCCCTTAATCACAACACATCAGCCATTCACTGCCGTGTTCTTTTCCAGAAGCCGTTTTCAATGAAACTTCCTTAAAGAGGCGTTGCATTATTCCCATAATGCAACGCACGGCGTCTTTGCAGAGAGAGCCGTCACGCCTGCGTTAACATTTTATCCACTACAGCAGTTACcaaaaaaaacagctgtaagCTGAGACATTCACATCAATAATCGCTCCGGGGAGTCGTGACATTTAGCCCACCAGCATCTGGGGCTTGTGAGAAACACTATTAAAGGTCATTAAATATCATAAAGTACCGAATCACCAAACGCACAAACTCATTTGTAAATCCCTGAAGGGCTGAAAAAGCCCGGCTCGCTTCTCAGCGTAACGAAGCTCTTTACCTGGAAAAGGGAATTTATATTTATACGCCCAGTGAGTCAAgtaattatatttctgttttgtgttgtgaacAACATAAACTATTAAAGGAAAGTAaaggctatttttttttaattgcttctctcttttccatcttgacctttgacccctaaACAAAGTCAACAGCACACAGTGCGCGCTCTCTCGCTGTTCGAGCTCTTCGGATTAGCTGGAGTTCGACCCTTCCGCGAAGCTTACAAAGCTTCACACGGTGAACGTCTTCGTCTTTCAGCTCTCAAACGTCGACAGCGGTGTGTGATGACATGACTGTAAGCTTCGGATGGAGATCTCTACCTGAGCGCCTGGACCAGGTTGAGGTCGGCGAACTCGTGCAGCTCCACGAAGGCCTTCAGGGTTTGGAGGTGAAGCTCTTCTCTGTGGGAAAGAGACCAACGAGTgctgttacatttttttaaggagccacaaaaaaaaagattataaagTTTTATAATTTTGCTGCAGATAAATTTATGGAAATATAGagcagcaattttttttcctcccatcattCATCTGTCCCGCTCTCTTCCTGCTTCCTCACCTTTCCCCAAGAAATTCCCCGATGGCCGTCTTGTTGAGTCCCTCCTCCTTGTACAGAAACTCTGCAATGGACCGAGGGCCTCCGTCCAACAGCTTGTTGTCCACCAGGTAACCGATACcctgcgtgcacacacacacacacacaaaacggATTATTTCTTCGCACCTTTGGCTCATGACAGATCTTGAGACACTTCCCACTGTGTTTTGACTAAATTTGTTTTGAGTTTCAAAATGATCTCATCCTCGATTGGCAATACTGAGAACTCTGGCATCTTTTTGTAATTCTAATTCCCTAAAATCAGTCTCTGTTCCCCTTTCTCGTCGGGCACAAAGGCtggtgaggaaaaggaaagggtGGTTTCAAGAGATCAACTCAGaaatttaaaatgagaaataacGCACTGCTGGAGCAGCCCGGTTCAAAGAAACTCAGGCGAACTAAGCTAAACTAAAAGTCTGGCTTTGTATTTGTCGTAGCAAACAACACATGCAGTCCCAACAGCGACGATGCAGACGAGCTTGACCTTCCGCTGAAACCACAGAAACTGTGCTTCAGGCCTGTGACAGTATCATTTCACAGAGTCTCAGGAGCGCCGCTGTGGTTCAGTAGGAGGAAGTCAGCACAGTGGAAAGCAAGATAACTGCTCTAAAAACCTTTAAAGAAACCAAGAGGTCTCATTTTCTGCCAAATACTGAGCCCACCCAGAtgttcttcacacacacacacacacacactgctgaactCACCTTTTTGGGATCCATGTTGAATTTCTTCTTCCCATTTAAGAACTGCTTGTTCTTCTCTGTCGTCTTGCTGCAGAAAAAGAAGCGGAGATGAAAGATATATGATTTGAAGGTTGTTTTATTAATGGAGTTTATGAATTGTTGCAGAGGCGTTTGGCGTATTTCCTCATTGAtgtgaaaaggaaacaaacagctgtctggATGGCACAAACTCCATCATGGtcaacaaaacactgaacactgaaagaTGCATTCAATGCAGAAGCACAAGTTTACACCGAAAAATATTCTATCAGGGAAGATGTTCAAGGACAAACTCCTcccattaaaatataaaagcttGTAGTTTGTAGTTGTCTGTTTATATCGCTCATCAGTTTCAGCAGAAGCAAACGTTACAGTATGTGAAACCTGCTGAAACCACGACTGTGAGGTTTTACCAATTTAAGCCGGAGCTTTAGGTGTGTTTTTCAGAAGGAGGTATTAAACCGGTCCTGGTTCCCCCCCCAGATGAATACTCACTTTTCCTCCGCAGACTCAAAGCTGAGGATTTCTGCCATCACGTTGTCGATTTGCATCTTCAGCTTCTGAGCAGAGCAGAAGGGAGGAAGATCCAACGTTAGCTCGGTCACCAAAACTGGACTATTTCTTCTCCcaatacaattattattatttttctttttttttttctttttgtgtagtTAATGCTTCATCAGCAGATATTGTGGCGTACCTGAATGTCATCCAGCAGGTCTTCCTTGTACGTCTTAATGCTCTCAATCTCCATCTTCTCATCTGCTGTGAAATCTGAGGACACTGTTTGAAGATCagaacacaaatgaaaagaaatactCCGCagtggaggagggaaaaaaaatgttcatggCCTAGATAGTCCCACTATAAAACgatttgaataaaaatctgcATGTGGTGTCGTATATTTTCAGATAACCACAGCTCAGAGGAAAAGAGGTTTCTCTAAACGACACACACACGTGCCATTCAGGTGTTGTgggttttcttttgcattttcttgAAAAACGTACATTTGAACATGACGACTGCAGCCGTACTCAGCTAATGTGTTCCTTCCATGGACGCCTTGTTGTCACTTCCAGAGTTTGTGTTAGAGGGTTGCCAGGTTACTTCCACCACGCACAACATCCCCCTCCAATGGCAACAAACGCCTTTTGTCTTAAGTGACGAACAAACACCAGCATGTGGTTTCAGCCTCCGATGAGTTATTGTCTTGGTTTCGTCAGAAGCTGGTGTGGATTTCTTCTTTGGGAGGCCGAAAAACAATTGAATTccacaaaaaggagaaataaaaaaactagGTAATGATTTTTGCTTTGGGATTTCGCTGTCACCAGTGGATTCTGGTTTCTTGTTAACGTCACTGAACACTCTGTGCGACGCTGGTTTTAATCTGTTTATGTAAAAGGTAGAAAATATTACAGAGTACTGTGTGTTCTGTTACACTTATTCTCTGAAACACAAGATAGATTACGGGCATCcgtccattcatccatccattcatccattcatccgtccatctatccatccatccattcatcaatcaaatcaaatcagatttatttgtatatcatatcatatatcaTAATCATAAGAGTTtaatcaaggcactttacaaatgtatacattcatccatccatcatccatccatccattcatcatccatccatcaattcTTCTgtccatcatccattcatccatccattcatccatacatcatccatccatcaattcatctgtccatcatccattcatccatccattcatctatCAATTCATCTATCCatcatccatccgtccatccattcatcctccatccatcagcTACAGTTGCAAATGTAGTTACTGTATCTTCAGTTTGACTTTCACGCAGCATTTTTAACACAACGCATTACACAAATAAAGGACCACACACTtgctgatgggttttttttttgttttgttttgtttgtttgttcggaAACTGTCCTACTACTTTCAGGCCGATCATTTGTGGCCGTCGTACGTTGTGGAGGGGAAACAGCTTTGGGTAAATTTAGACTGTGCTGATTTGAATTTCAGCATGCTCGTTGGTTCCGTtgggacagaaacagaagtCGTACAAAGTTTCTCAGCAGCTCGCAGTTTATCTGGTGCGGCTCCAGATTGTGACCCTCGCTGTGTAAGTGAGTGTCTCAATCTGCAGGCCTGTTGAATGTGAGGTCAACAAAATGGTGACTGCACTTTCTGCAGAGATCTGTGAGCTGTTTGGTGGCAGTGATGAAACCACAGGACTTCCACTTCCCCACCCTTCCTTGACTTGATGCCTCTTGTGCAACAAGTTGATGCTGTAAGtcattaaagctgcagttttgaagtgatatttaaaatagaaattgaaAAACAGATGGAAGGAATAGGACTCATCAGATGTGTATCCAATGAGAGTAACTTCTGTTTTCATTATGATTGCTGCTGATGTGCGGTGTTGTGAATTTTAATCTCTTCCCAGTTTTATCACGATGAGTCCGGTGCATGGGGCTCACCACAGGGTGCAGCCGACGTTAACGGGTGAACCGCAAACACCAAGTCTCCATGTTTGAGCTCcatatcattattatcatcattttttatatatataataataataataataataataataataataataataattcagacTGAATTAGACGTGGACACCATTTTTCCTGTTCATGCTGTGATGTCCTGTTTTCATAAATGGAAATTAGGGCTGTAgtattttaaatataatgtaCATTAACATTGACCAGATAGTTTAACAACAACTTTAAAATGAAGGCTAAAAGGATAAAACATCGTAAAGCATTATCACTTACACTTCaatataataacacaaaaagacaatgaCAAACGTTTTTTGATATGACAAGTCTTTTTGGAGatctaaaattaaaatatgagtgaaggagaagagagaggagaactCACCCATTTTGCAATCAGTCATTTAAAtccaattttccaaaaaagaaaagaaacagaaggcTCGATATGAAAGCTGTTAAATGCAGCGACGGCGTCCTCAGCTCATCGTGCTCTGACACTTGAATGAAGTGGTCGTTCTGCCTTAACCACACCTCTTCCCCATCCATCGCAGCGTGAAGCTGACATCAGCAGCCAGCCAGAAAAAGTGACAGACAGATgctatttcaaaataaaacaaaaacgcaGTTAAAGTGAAGCAAGTTGGAAACGTTCGGGCTCAGATTGAGTGAACGTGGCGCCCTGAAACTGCTCAGGGGCCCTCAAGTGgcaaaatgaaagtgatgtTTCCAAACAAACACCCGGCAGGAGATTCTCTGTTGTTATGAGGTTTTAAATCATGTTGAAATTTTCTGACTTGATGAAACTTGGTTGCAAAACCCATCACAGGCCAGGAAGTGTGTTTTGAAAGGCAAGGCGCTAAATCACGTGATGAGGTAAGCGTGAACACCTGACAGCTGTCAGTCCCACCACTCACTCTGACAAAACCAGAAAGTCCAATTTACTCCACAAATCAGACACCAGCTCGCcttccttcttttgtttgtctgttggaATAATCAGCAGCTAACGTTTGATGGAAGCAGAAGTCCCACGAGGCCAACGTGATGTTTCCGCATAAGATactattttattgttgttatcaCCGGTGacatctgcaaaaacaaagacagacagagagactaAAACATGAAGCTCACCAACCAACTTCCCCTAAAAATAGTAACTAATCTTGAATATTAATGTAAACAGGAATAAAGATAttctcagtttcatttttctcagtaaataaatacaaagcagATGGACACCACTCTGCGGAAAACACTCCAAAAAAACGTTCATTATTAGAGAAATGATGCTGAAGCGTCATCTGGTGGTAGAAAAAGATGatcacaataaaaatgttggcTTGCCGTCtgtcccatttaaaaaaaaaaacaaaaaaaaaacatcatttaacAATTTCAAATTTAACTTTAATTGAATAttagccaaaataaaaaagggaacaCTTTTGGCTGCACTTTGTactttttcaaacatttgttttccaagaacaacaaaaaaaagatgcctAATGGGGCTGCTCAACAggaaataacataaaatatctaacaaataaacataaacagaatTATTAGATGCAGCATGAAGGAGTATTTTTAGTAATATTAAGTATTATCGTGTTTAGATAAACACTGGAGGAGAATGTACTTGTAATGTTGTTAAAGTGTTTCTATAGAGACATTAAATAGGTTACTCATgaatttgtgtttccttttaatTCTTCTGATTCACATCTGGATGACTAAAGCCGGAGTTGTGTTTTACTTTCAGGCACAATGAGCTCAGATCAGACGGAATAAAGTCAAAAAGTTAGCTAAATTACAGAAGTCGGAactaaaagtgtaaaaatctCTGATTTGATTCAGAAGTTAAACTCCTAAATGTCATCAGTCCGTGTGGTTTAACTCTACATGATTGCAGAAGGAGGAAGTGTTAAGTGAAGCCCAGCGATATTGTAACTGAAACACCTTCCCCGCTGGTGAAACACTTCACGGACATTTCACAGCTCCTCTGTTGAaacttctttctttatttttacaacttCTTCCGCCTCGTTTATTTATCTGCTTTACTCTGTAAACGGGCTGAAAGCATTCATTCCGCTGCTCAGAAGAAGCAccaaaatgcagcaaaacaggaaggagagatGTGTGCAAAAATTAAAGgaagagagactgagagaagacagagaggccACGAAgggagtggagggagggagggagggagggaggtgtgtAACAGTTTCCTGTAGTTGCTTGCCGATCTGCGCCTCTGCACCTTCCTCTCTGAGTCTGTTTCTGTCGGGGTGAAGAGCGCAGACGAAGCTGAGCGGAACAGGATGCAGGCTATCAAATGTGTGGTCGTGGGAGATGGGTACGCCATTATTTCTACTTTACCTGCTTCTTACAGCTTAAGCTTGACTCTTGAAAGCGTTAGCTGAGGTGATGCATGATGATGGATGTGTTTGAGCCCCGGGGCTCTGaggacagaaaatgtcaaaaaggaaaagaaacgcTCCTCACGTTGGCCCGATCGGAAATGGAGTGACAGTTAGTTCAACTTCCGCGAACACTCGGAGGGCCCGTCGTGCTGCTAAGAGCAAACTCTGTGTGGCGAAACTTGTAAAGCTCgaggtgtgtgtttgatagCGGCGGGCCGCCGGTGAGGGTGCTGGATGAGGAGCGCAGGCCACAACATGCAGGGAAATTCTGGCTGCAGATGAAAACACCAGGCAGCAGCCCGTGAGGCCCAGAAAAGGAAATATCTCACACAAAAGGCTCAGCTTGGTCAAATCTGGATGTTTTTGTGTCGTACCATGTTGAAAAACTCGGTCTGAAGGTTGAAATCCTCTCTGAGAACAAGTTCAGACGGCCTGTACCTTCTAAGCTGAAGGCTGAAGGTGGGGCAAACAGGGCCGGCTGtcatggtggggggggggggtgactgcTGCAGGGCATCAGTAAACAGTCAGAAAAATGGCAGCACACAGGTGAACCTGTGGTTGAAACGTCACCAGAGAGTGAACGAGACGTACATTTACCTTCACGTGACAAAACCCCCGatgtgtgagggagggaggaaacgTCTGGGATGGAATGAATGGGTGAATCAACCCAACGTGGAAATTTCAGCATcagcctgtttgtttcctgataGTTCTGGCTTTGCCTAATCCTGATTGTGTTAACTCCCCGTGTCATCAACCTGCAGCGTTTGCTATTGTAACGCTGCTGTTACGCTTTTATTCTCCctaaacttttttgttttacacgTTACAtcgggtttttttgtgtgtgtgttgtttaaaTGAATTCTGATGGGAGGATGGTGTGGATGAAAACCAACTTATCCTATCGAGCACACAGCCTCAGGCGATCTATGCAATCACAGCATCCATCTTTCTGATGACCCACTTACATCATCCGTGCCCTTATGAAGGTGAGGTTGAAGTTTCTcagtcggccatcttggtttgtttttttcttttttttttttaacccagaaGAAGACATTTTTAGTGGAGGAGGTTCTGTACAGCTTCCTGATTGCACGCTTCAGTCTGCCAATCACATGGAAGCCACACCCCTTAATCCATCTTCTTTTTTACCTGAAAGCTCAATTAAAAGAAGTGAGGAAGACTTGAATCTGAAGGCTTTGACCTGAAGCTTGTTCACTGAGGTTTTAAATCAGGGGTgctttcccatagacttcaatacaatctgctttctttttgcAAATATTTGCTGATGGTCATTAAACAGAAAGTAGATTTACGGCCTTTCCAGGAGAGCCaggtgtttggttttgttttattcgCGGCCCGATGGGAGCTGAGAAGCTGTCGGTTGGAGTCGTCGGTTAATGAGTAATTTCTGAAACGCTTTCTCGTGTTTTCATCGACTCTGTTAAGGTGCCAGCGTGCCACATTATCCCGTCCACCCAacgtcttttttttattgtacctGTAGCAGCAGCTCggccttcctgctgctgccactttTGCGTGGCGAGGTGAAACTCGGTGAAGACGGCAGATAGAAGAATAGAAgaattttctttgatttgaaatgtgacTAAACCAGccgtgaaaacaaaacatttaaaacctcCATTAACAGACAGAGAAGGGGAAGTTGGGCTGAAGTTGCAGGGAAGTCTGtgtaaataaaagctgctgataTACAGTCTTTTTATAGGCGCTGTGTGTTGGATGGATACTCTCAGTGACTCAACCTTATTTTATGTGAATGACAACGAAAAAATCCCACCAAATTTTGTCTTAATTCATAATTCAGCAGAATTATCAGGCCGTCCCAGCTGGGAGCAGTATTTATGATTATGGTGTAGATTCAGAagtataaaaatacataaagaaatcaggaagatgttttatttgtttggttttgtgcaaCAATGACAGTAAAGGACTTTGAACCTGAACTTGAACTTTGGACTTTAGATATtggaaatattttcaatttattaaaatgatgaaCAGTATAATTTCACCTTTCTGTTCTATCATCAAACCACAATTTCACAGCAAAACTGATGCTGCTTCGATCATTTTTTTAGCTTCAATATTTATTGTTAGCTAACAAACTTAGAAAGGTTTAACCTTCAGCCTGTGCCCGAAGGAAGCGATGAATCCAGTAAAGAGTCATATGTTTGGAAATGTGTTGTTATTGATGAGAAACAGCAtgttgtttgttcgtttgtaGCAGCAGGTCTCAGATGAAACacgacaaacacaaactcaatcAAAATGTGTTCAAGTGGAAACCACCGAAACATTAAAGCGTCAGCtttcacgtttttttttttatactatcGATGATTgtggtttttatattttggagACGTCTCAAACACTGATTGCAGGAATTATGAGAGGAAGCACGTTGATGCGATTGTTGTGCTGTAAGAGTCCAGACCGAGCAGGCCAGGACAGAAacgaggaggagaagagggaggagagacgAAGTGAGAGTTCGTTGGTTGGACGggacaacacagacagaaaatttaTTGAAAACCAGATTTGGAGCAAACAGACCACAGATCAGAggtggaagtttttttttatttttaaaaagctttttcattttttttttaaactggttCCTGTTTTCAGCGCTAACTGAGGCTTTTGAAACCGATCAGTTCCTTTCTGACTCACACAACCACCAAACACAAATGCccgaatatgtgtgtgtgtctctactTCTGAGAGCTGCTGCCGACAAAACGCAGCTCAACCTAGACTCCAAGAGACGCAGGCCTGAACCTAGACCTCTACATTTCACCGGAACTTTAAAAGTCAAACTGCCTTCAAGCGGCCTTTTGGAGAAGCGACGTTCTGAAATCAtctcaaaacacaaaccaaattcTCGCATCAGGCATCAGCTCAGAAACTCATAATCACCGCTGAGTCATCCTGTTCTTCGTCTTTCTTAAAAATGCTGATTTATCTGACACACAGATATCACAGTTTGTGATATGAttcttttttaatgattatttttttactcatgTGTCACAAAACTTAGGGTTAGAAATATGTCCACCTCTCATTTAACGTTCAGTCCACCCAAATTAGAGAAAGATGTATTTTCTTGGTGATGTCTCctcatatttacttttattactaAAGAGGCCAAGATGGCTGAAGGGAAAGGAAACgttccctcttttctttttcctccacgTCACATCATCCACACCAGTAACACAAATATTATTCATGTGTATTTATACCATCATTCTttgaaaaacaataataataataataatgtggtGAGCCCCATGTGGTTCATATTTACCCTCCACACAGTAAATTCTGTTGACTACACACACTTTCTTCACACCGGTTGTTGATACACGTGTGTTTTTCTCCATGAACACACCACCAAGCAGCCCAGAAGAGactgctgtcaaaataaaattatcttacataagcaaataaaaatagtCCCGAGCACAAAGCTGATATCCCGACAAACCAAGGCTGCCCCCCTCCGAGCCGTTAACCGGCTCTACGTTTATTTGGGATCATTTTATTAGCAGGAACAATTAAACAGCCTGAGAACCGGCTGTCAGATCTTTAAAAACAGTCCAAGAAGACCACAACAGTTTGCAGGTAACTGTGT contains:
- the cyth4b gene encoding cytohesin 4b isoform X1 translates to MTDCKMVSSDFTADEKMEIESIKTYKEDLLDDIQKLKMQIDNVMAEILSFESAEENKTTEKNKQFLNGKKKFNMDPKKGIGYLVDNKLLDGGPRSIAEFLYKEEGLNKTAIGEFLGEREELHLQTLKAFVELHEFADLNLVQALRQFLWSFRLPGEAQKIDRMMEAFATRYCDCNTHVFQSTDTCYILSFAIIMLNTSLHNPNVKDKTTLERFISMNRGINNGEDLPNELLSKLYESIHNEPFKIPEDDGNDLTHTFFNPDREGWLLKLGGRVKTWKRRWFILTDNCLYYFEFTTDKEPRGIIPLENLCVREVPYPRKPYCLELYNPNSRGQKIKACKTETDGRVVEGKHQSYTICAASAEERDSWIEAIRASITKDPFYDLVSVRKKKLMNQAPQD
- the cyth4b gene encoding cytohesin 4b isoform X2, which encodes MFKLSSDFTADEKMEIESIKTYKEDLLDDIQKLKMQIDNVMAEILSFESAEENKTTEKNKQFLNGKKKFNMDPKKGIGYLVDNKLLDGGPRSIAEFLYKEEGLNKTAIGEFLGEREELHLQTLKAFVELHEFADLNLVQALRQFLWSFRLPGEAQKIDRMMEAFATRYCDCNTHVFQSTDTCYILSFAIIMLNTSLHNPNVKDKTTLERFISMNRGINNGEDLPNELLSKLYESIHNEPFKIPEDDGNDLTHTFFNPDREGWLLKLGGRVKTWKRRWFILTDNCLYYFEFTTDKEPRGIIPLENLCVREVPYPRKPYCLELYNPNSRGQKIKACKTETDGRVVEGKHQSYTICAASAEERDSWIEAIRASITKDPFYDLVSVRKKKLMNQAPQD